A genomic window from Archaeoglobus profundus DSM 5631 includes:
- a CDS encoding rod shape-determining protein, which yields MIIGLDVGTNLTKATNDGSNVVVFPSLVVYGEEKDWSLKGETKKVYIGEEAMIVSQTMENVEVLRPLHEGRIMHQSYIEIARYAVEKLGGKAEVIATGLPVKSSKKEREEVSNSLRKALNCDVILLPQPVGSLIHMGKKTGVCVDIGFGTTDVVVLFDMEYLKGDTMLVGIDDIYGSLELFIRNEFGISITPEEMAKLLLEEKEVGRIRGGKRIVVRKEDVMQSYEEIVRGWVDRVASRVKMLLEGLSTSIVENLVLTGGGSLLPMVYDEFQREFEEIANVVRPDDPITANAKGFYKLAKMLKGEKIESKEEKTSSEKKEESSEEKKGKKK from the coding sequence ATGATCATAGGCTTAGATGTTGGGACTAATCTGACAAAAGCTACTAATGATGGAAGCAATGTTGTCGTCTTTCCAAGCTTGGTTGTATACGGCGAGGAAAAAGACTGGAGCTTGAAGGGAGAGACTAAAAAGGTTTATATCGGGGAAGAAGCGATGATTGTTTCTCAGACAATGGAAAATGTTGAAGTTCTAAGGCCTCTACACGAAGGCAGGATCATGCACCAATCTTACATCGAAATTGCAAGGTATGCCGTTGAAAAGCTCGGGGGCAAAGCGGAGGTCATAGCAACCGGACTGCCCGTTAAGTCTTCAAAGAAGGAGAGAGAAGAGGTATCAAACAGCTTGAGAAAGGCTTTGAACTGCGATGTAATTCTTTTGCCACAGCCCGTAGGGAGTTTAATACACATGGGCAAGAAGACTGGTGTTTGTGTAGATATAGGGTTTGGAACTACCGATGTGGTCGTACTGTTTGATATGGAGTATCTAAAGGGAGACACGATGTTAGTTGGAATTGACGACATATATGGGAGTTTGGAACTGTTTATTAGGAATGAATTCGGAATCAGTATAACGCCAGAAGAGATGGCAAAGCTTTTGCTTGAAGAAAAGGAGGTCGGGAGGATAAGGGGAGGAAAAAGGATAGTAGTTAGAAAGGAGGATGTTATGCAAAGCTATGAAGAGATAGTCAGAGGATGGGTGGACAGGGTTGCAAGCAGGGTCAAGATGCTCTTGGAAGGTCTCTCAACGAGCATAGTCGAGAATTTGGTTTTAACTGGAGGCGGAAGTCTGCTTCCGATGGTCTACGATGAATTTCAAAGGGAATTTGAGGAGATTGCAAACGTTGTTAGACCCGATGATCCCATAACGGCAAACGCAAAGGGATTCTACAAACTGGCTAAGATGCTGAAAGGCGAAAAGATAGAGAGTAAAGAGGAAAAGACTTCATCCGAAAAGAAGGAGGAGTCATCTGAAGAAAAGAAGGGTAAGAAGAAATGA
- the pan gene encoding proteasome-activating nucleotidase — protein sequence MSEVDYSYLLERLKRLEEEFERLKKIEEEYYKLKEHYRRLEDEKRFIESERLRYERELRRLRSEIERLRSPPLLIGTISDVLDDGRVIVKSSTGPKFLVHVSQFVDPKDLKPGARVAMNQQTLAVVSVLPPSKDPMVYAFEVEERPNVTYEDIGGLEKQIEEIREAIELPLLKPELFEEVGIEPPKGVLLYGPPGTGKTLLAKAVANKTKATFIRVVGSEFVQKYIGEGARLVREVFELAREKSPSIIFIDELDAIAARRTSSDTSGDREVQRTLMQLLAEMDGFDPRGDVKIIGATNRIDILDPAILRPGRFDRIIEVPLPSYEGRIQIFKIHTRKMKLADNVDFGELARITEGASGADIKAICTEAGMFAIREERTVVTMQDFLRAVEKVLRRDMSYREKGVMFV from the coding sequence ATGAGCGAAGTTGATTACTCATACTTACTAGAAAGACTCAAGAGGTTGGAAGAAGAGTTCGAGAGGCTGAAGAAGATAGAGGAGGAATATTACAAGCTTAAAGAACACTATCGCAGACTTGAAGATGAAAAGAGGTTCATAGAATCTGAAAGACTCAGATATGAAAGGGAGCTTAGAAGATTAAGAAGTGAAATTGAAAGGCTTAGGAGTCCTCCTCTCCTAATAGGGACTATTTCAGACGTTTTGGATGATGGAAGGGTTATAGTTAAAAGTTCAACAGGTCCCAAGTTCTTGGTTCACGTTTCACAGTTTGTCGATCCAAAAGATTTGAAACCGGGAGCAAGAGTGGCAATGAATCAGCAGACCTTGGCTGTCGTAAGTGTTCTGCCACCTTCAAAGGATCCAATGGTCTATGCATTTGAAGTTGAAGAAAGACCTAACGTAACTTACGAGGACATCGGTGGATTGGAAAAGCAGATTGAGGAGATTAGGGAAGCAATAGAGCTTCCTCTCTTAAAACCAGAGCTCTTTGAAGAAGTTGGCATAGAGCCTCCAAAGGGAGTGCTGCTGTATGGTCCACCGGGAACGGGTAAGACACTCCTTGCTAAAGCTGTTGCGAATAAAACAAAAGCCACGTTCATCAGAGTTGTGGGAAGTGAGTTCGTTCAGAAGTACATCGGAGAGGGTGCTCGGTTAGTCAGGGAAGTTTTCGAGCTGGCAAGAGAGAAATCTCCATCGATAATATTCATCGATGAACTTGATGCAATCGCCGCTAGAAGAACGTCAAGCGATACAAGCGGAGATAGGGAAGTGCAGAGAACTTTAATGCAGTTGTTGGCAGAGATGGATGGTTTCGATCCGAGAGGAGATGTAAAAATAATAGGTGCCACGAATAGAATCGACATACTCGATCCAGCTATACTAAGACCGGGTAGGTTCGATAGAATAATAGAGGTGCCGTTACCAAGCTACGAGGGTAGAATTCAGATATTCAAGATTCACACTCGTAAGATGAAGCTCGCGGACAATGTCGACTTTGGTGAGCTTGCGAGGATTACCGAGGGTGCCAGTGGAGCGGATATTAAAGCAATATGCACCGAGGCTGGAATGTTTGCAATCAGGGAGGAAAGAACGGTCGTAACCATGCAAGATTTCCTTAGGGCTGTTGAGAAGGTTCTCAGAAGGGACATGAGCTACAGGGAAAAGGGCGTCATGTTCGTATAA
- a CDS encoding dihydroorotase produces the protein MIIYGNVFYKGRIVECGIEVENGVVVDIGKDKKGKNVNGIIMPAGIDVHVHFRDFKESYKETIESGSLSALYGGVCLVVDQPNTNPPIVDEDIYFKRMNIARKSTYIDYSLNLGLVESNVDKIDEILKKIEENHYVPAIGEVFLRGKMSVSYKTLERARKTVDKLITVHAEDPNEEDDVAAEVKAVERCLKIGKFHFCHISTAKALDLIYNSESTSEVTPHHLLYSREIIKFKVNPSLKSNEERVALVRNFHKADILASDHAPHTLEEKREGAPGFPGVETTYPMFFYMAKKGYIRINDLVEKFVVNPAKIFGFNNYGEIEVGNYANFAVFDPHREKPIRARDLHSKVGWTIYEGLMAIFPKEVYIRGEKVLEDGDVLVDKGFGKVI, from the coding sequence ATGATAATCTATGGAAACGTCTTTTACAAGGGTAGAATAGTCGAATGCGGGATTGAGGTTGAGAATGGTGTCGTAGTTGATATTGGTAAGGATAAAAAGGGTAAAAACGTTAATGGGATAATAATGCCAGCTGGTATCGATGTTCACGTTCACTTCCGGGACTTTAAGGAGAGTTATAAAGAAACAATTGAAAGCGGGAGCTTATCAGCCTTGTATGGAGGAGTCTGCTTGGTTGTCGATCAACCAAATACGAATCCCCCGATAGTTGATGAGGATATCTACTTCAAGAGAATGAATATAGCTAGGAAAAGCACATACATAGACTATTCACTCAATTTGGGTTTGGTTGAGAGTAATGTCGATAAAATTGACGAAATATTAAAGAAAATCGAAGAAAATCACTATGTCCCGGCAATTGGAGAGGTTTTTCTAAGGGGAAAGATGAGTGTTAGCTACAAAACTCTTGAGAGGGCTAGAAAGACTGTCGACAAGCTTATAACGGTTCATGCCGAAGACCCGAATGAAGAGGATGATGTAGCTGCTGAGGTTAAGGCTGTTGAGAGATGCCTCAAAATTGGTAAATTCCACTTCTGTCACATATCAACTGCCAAAGCCTTAGATCTGATTTACAACTCGGAATCAACTTCCGAAGTTACACCTCATCACCTGCTGTACTCAAGAGAGATAATAAAATTCAAAGTGAATCCATCTCTGAAGAGCAATGAAGAGAGAGTAGCGCTCGTGCGAAACTTCCATAAGGCGGACATCTTGGCATCCGATCATGCACCCCATACGCTCGAAGAAAAGAGAGAGGGGGCTCCGGGATTTCCCGGCGTCGAGACTACATACCCTATGTTCTTCTACATGGCCAAGAAAGGGTACATCAGGATAAACGATCTCGTGGAAAAATTCGTCGTTAATCCTGCAAAAATCTTCGGCTTTAATAATTACGGTGAGATAGAGGTAGGTAACTATGCGAATTTTGCAGTATTCGATCCTCACAGAGAGAAACCAATAAGAGCTAGGGATTTGCATTCCAAAGTGGGATGGACAATTTATGAAGGATTGATGGCCATATTTCCGAAGGAGGTTTACATAAGAGGAGAGAAAGTTTTGGAAGATGGAGATGTTTTGGTTGACAAGGGGTTTGGTAAAGTTATCTAA
- the rbcL gene encoding type III ribulose-bisphosphate carboxylase has product MPDFEMYFEYVDKSYEPSERDLIAVFRVKPSEGFKIEDVAGAIASESSTGTWTTLYDWCDKDRIKKLSAKAYEFIDLEDGSWIVKIAYPVELFERGSITCLLASIAGNIFGMKRVAGLRLEDVYLPKEFLKYFEGPNFGKDVRKIFKVYDRPIVGTVPKPKVGYTPDEVEKLAYELLSGGMDYIKDDENLTSQDFCKFEERAKAIMKAIDKAESDTGEKKVWFANITGDVKEMEKRMKIVADYGNPYVMIDVVIAGWSVLKYMRELANDYGLAIHAHRAMHSAFTRNRYHGISMFVLAKLYRVIGVDQLHIGTAGYGKLEGGMWEVVQYAKILRESSYVPDEKDIFHIKQEFHHIKPAMPVSSGGLHPGNVAGVIDALGEDIIIQVGGGVMGHPDGPKAGAKAVRQALEAIKLGIPLDEYAKDHKELAKALEKWGYVKPV; this is encoded by the coding sequence ATGCCAGATTTCGAAATGTATTTCGAATACGTAGACAAAAGCTATGAGCCGAGCGAAAGAGATTTGATTGCCGTTTTTAGAGTTAAACCATCAGAGGGTTTTAAAATAGAGGATGTTGCTGGTGCAATAGCATCTGAAAGTAGTACGGGAACTTGGACAACTCTCTACGATTGGTGTGATAAAGATAGAATAAAAAAGTTGAGTGCAAAGGCTTACGAATTTATAGATTTAGAGGATGGATCTTGGATTGTTAAAATAGCCTATCCCGTAGAACTTTTTGAAAGGGGGAGTATAACATGCTTACTAGCCTCGATAGCGGGAAACATATTTGGAATGAAAAGGGTAGCCGGTTTGAGGCTTGAAGACGTCTACCTACCAAAAGAGTTCTTAAAATATTTTGAAGGACCTAACTTTGGTAAAGATGTTAGAAAAATATTCAAAGTTTACGATAGACCAATCGTAGGAACAGTTCCGAAACCTAAAGTCGGATACACACCAGATGAGGTTGAAAAGTTGGCTTACGAGCTTCTCAGCGGTGGAATGGATTACATCAAGGACGACGAGAATTTAACAAGTCAGGACTTCTGCAAGTTTGAAGAAAGAGCTAAAGCGATAATGAAAGCCATAGATAAAGCTGAGAGTGATACCGGAGAGAAAAAAGTCTGGTTTGCAAACATCACTGGAGACGTTAAAGAAATGGAGAAGAGAATGAAAATAGTTGCTGATTACGGTAACCCCTATGTCATGATTGATGTTGTCATAGCTGGATGGAGCGTTCTTAAATACATGAGAGAGCTGGCAAACGACTACGGATTAGCCATTCACGCTCATAGAGCGATGCATTCAGCTTTTACGAGAAACAGATACCACGGAATATCGATGTTCGTTTTAGCTAAGCTCTACAGAGTGATTGGTGTCGATCAACTTCACATAGGAACTGCAGGTTACGGAAAGCTTGAAGGGGGGATGTGGGAGGTCGTTCAGTATGCAAAGATACTCAGGGAAAGCAGTTACGTGCCAGATGAGAAGGACATCTTCCACATAAAGCAGGAGTTCCACCACATAAAACCAGCAATGCCAGTTTCATCTGGAGGTTTACATCCGGGTAACGTAGCTGGAGTTATAGATGCCCTAGGAGAGGACATAATCATTCAGGTTGGTGGTGGTGTTATGGGTCATCCAGATGGACCCAAGGCGGGAGCTAAGGCTGTAAGGCAGGCTCTAGAGGCCATAAAGCTCGGAATTCCACTCGATGAGTATGCGAAGGATCATAAAGAATTGGCGAAAGCTTTGGAAAAGTGGGGTTACGTGAAGCCAGTTTAA
- the ahaH gene encoding ATP synthase archaeal subunit H — MESTEVLEKIREAELKVEEDIAKAKEEAKEIINKAKDEAKKIIEDAEKEAEKIKAEILEKAKAEIEKEKQEVKNSLSKQISEIESKGKSNMQNAVEFLYKEFVGMIEYA, encoded by the coding sequence ATGGAAAGCACGGAAGTTCTTGAAAAAATTAGAGAGGCTGAATTGAAGGTTGAAGAGGACATTGCAAAGGCAAAAGAGGAGGCCAAGGAGATTATCAACAAGGCAAAAGATGAAGCAAAGAAGATAATTGAAGATGCAGAAAAGGAAGCTGAGAAGATTAAGGCTGAAATTTTGGAAAAAGCTAAGGCTGAAATCGAAAAGGAGAAGCAAGAAGTCAAGAACTCGCTTAGTAAACAGATTTCGGAGATCGAATCAAAAGGTAAGTCAAATATGCAGAATGCTGTTGAGTTCTTGTATAAAGAATTTGTCGGGATGATCGAGTATGCTTAA
- a CDS encoding phenylacetate--CoA ligase family protein, which translates to MYWNSSIERLPQKDLEEIQERKLKALVFYAYEYSPFYRRKFKEIGLNPWDFNGLRDLHKLPFTCKQDLRDNYPFGMFAVPLSQIVRFHASSGTTGKPTVVGYTKNDIDVWVECLCRALTSCGVTNNDIVQISYGYGLFTGGLGFHYAVERLGATVIPASAGNTRRQIELMKDLHATVICCTPSYMLYMSEVAKEMGVDIKRDTKLRMGIFGAEPWSEETRKRIEDKTGITAYDVYGTSELGGPLFTECVERHGIHIWADHYLIEIIDPKTGEPVGEGEKGELVVTTLSKEALPLIRWRTGDITYMETDKCACGRTHPRIMRILGRADDMIIVRGVNVFPSQIEHVLMQIPELGEHYVIILDRKPDGLDEMTIQVELSDKAKIDRTTDILELEKRVEELLKEYLNVRAKVEIVNPGTLQRFEGKAKRIIDRRKI; encoded by the coding sequence ATGTATTGGAATTCTAGTATCGAGAGATTACCTCAAAAGGACTTGGAGGAAATTCAGGAGCGAAAGCTCAAAGCCTTAGTTTTTTACGCTTACGAGTATTCACCGTTTTATAGGCGTAAGTTTAAGGAAATTGGTTTGAACCCTTGGGATTTCAACGGCTTGAGGGATTTACACAAACTTCCTTTCACCTGTAAACAGGATTTGAGAGATAACTATCCATTTGGGATGTTTGCTGTACCTTTATCACAAATTGTTCGATTTCACGCTTCGAGCGGGACTACTGGGAAACCTACGGTTGTTGGTTACACAAAGAACGACATAGACGTTTGGGTTGAATGCCTTTGCAGGGCTTTAACATCTTGTGGTGTTACGAACAATGACATAGTTCAGATTTCTTACGGATACGGGTTATTCACCGGTGGACTTGGATTCCACTATGCAGTTGAAAGGTTGGGTGCTACAGTCATTCCCGCCTCAGCTGGAAACACACGAAGGCAGATAGAATTGATGAAAGATTTGCATGCTACCGTGATCTGTTGCACACCATCTTACATGCTCTACATGAGCGAAGTTGCCAAGGAAATGGGTGTAGACATTAAAAGAGATACGAAACTTAGAATGGGTATATTCGGTGCTGAACCGTGGAGTGAGGAAACTAGAAAAAGAATTGAGGATAAAACTGGAATAACTGCTTATGATGTCTACGGCACATCCGAACTTGGAGGACCACTTTTTACGGAATGTGTTGAGAGGCACGGTATTCACATATGGGCTGACCACTACCTGATAGAGATAATCGATCCGAAGACTGGAGAACCGGTTGGAGAGGGGGAGAAGGGTGAACTAGTAGTTACTACGTTAAGCAAGGAGGCTCTACCTTTGATTAGGTGGAGGACTGGAGATATAACGTATATGGAGACTGACAAGTGCGCATGCGGTAGAACGCATCCAAGAATCATGAGAATCCTCGGAAGAGCTGACGACATGATAATCGTTAGAGGTGTCAACGTATTCCCGAGCCAGATTGAGCATGTCTTAATGCAGATTCCAGAACTAGGAGAGCACTACGTTATAATACTTGACAGAAAGCCTGATGGCTTGGATGAGATGACAATTCAGGTTGAACTTAGCGATAAGGCGAAAATTGACAGAACGACAGATATCTTGGAGCTCGAAAAGAGAGTTGAAGAACTTCTTAAGGAGTATCTGAACGTTAGAGCTAAGGTTGAAATAGTGAATCCGGGAACACTGCAAAGATTTGAAGGAAAGGCTAAGAGGATAATCGACAGGAGGAAGATATGA
- a CDS encoding YeiH family protein: MASERKIDWSSLYKKEDWWALWLGMLIFFLCLAAAYGYDIMGWVVKASVWIDPAKAMGPGSPNYAYLGPIGSLIVTWIVLLILTTIGAAAMGWKVGRFAAGFTVIFFITWICWIIGHNAWIAATKPEQYGIPWSAHMTGEAGYIVALIVGLIIGNVFKGFANWLKEAAKPEWFIKTAIVLLGAVVGLKAPSVPPEILANFLFRGICAIVEAYLIYWALVYWIARRYFGLTREWAAPLASGISICGVSAAIATGGAIRARPIVPVMVASLVIVFAVIELLFIPFLAVEFLWNQPLVAGAWMGLAVKTDGAAAASGEIVDALITGLHPEFAPLKGWILNAAVITKIFIDIFIGVWAFILAVIWVYYIEKRPGEKVEKLEIWYRFPKFVIGYFLTFFIVMLIAQAFVVGVPYEQYAEALAPLKLAVSSEMNNFRRIFFALTFFSIGVISEFSTLKKEGLGRLALVYFVCLFGFILWIGLFISWLFFHDVHWLFLR, from the coding sequence ATGGCGAGTGAGAGAAAAATAGATTGGAGCTCTCTATATAAAAAAGAGGACTGGTGGGCTCTGTGGCTTGGAATGCTGATATTCTTCCTCTGCCTTGCAGCAGCCTACGGCTACGACATAATGGGCTGGGTAGTCAAAGCAAGCGTCTGGATCGATCCAGCTAAGGCAATGGGTCCTGGCTCACCGAACTACGCTTATCTTGGCCCGATAGGATCGCTGATCGTAACTTGGATTGTCCTATTGATACTGACCACAATAGGAGCTGCAGCGATGGGATGGAAAGTGGGTAGATTTGCTGCTGGATTCACAGTAATATTCTTCATAACATGGATCTGTTGGATTATAGGACACAACGCTTGGATTGCTGCAACAAAGCCAGAACAATACGGAATACCGTGGTCAGCACACATGACTGGTGAAGCAGGATACATAGTAGCACTTATAGTCGGTTTAATAATAGGTAACGTATTCAAAGGGTTTGCAAACTGGTTGAAGGAAGCTGCAAAGCCTGAGTGGTTCATTAAGACGGCTATAGTTTTACTGGGTGCAGTTGTAGGTTTGAAAGCGCCATCTGTTCCACCAGAGATTCTTGCAAACTTCCTGTTCAGAGGTATCTGTGCTATAGTAGAAGCTTACCTGATCTACTGGGCGTTGGTATATTGGATCGCAAGAAGATACTTCGGCTTAACAAGGGAGTGGGCAGCACCTCTTGCTAGTGGTATATCCATCTGTGGTGTTTCTGCAGCTATAGCTACGGGTGGTGCAATCAGAGCTAGGCCAATAGTACCAGTAATGGTTGCATCTTTGGTCATAGTGTTCGCAGTTATAGAATTGCTGTTCATACCATTCTTGGCCGTAGAGTTCCTATGGAACCAGCCACTTGTAGCCGGTGCTTGGATGGGATTGGCTGTTAAGACAGATGGAGCTGCTGCAGCGAGCGGTGAGATCGTAGATGCTTTGATAACAGGATTGCACCCAGAGTTTGCACCACTTAAGGGATGGATTCTAAATGCAGCTGTTATAACAAAGATATTCATTGACATATTCATAGGTGTCTGGGCGTTCATACTGGCAGTCATATGGGTATACTACATAGAGAAGAGACCGGGCGAGAAAGTTGAGAAGTTGGAGATATGGTACAGATTTCCAAAGTTCGTCATCGGTTACTTCCTGACATTCTTCATAGTTATGCTAATTGCCCAAGCGTTCGTAGTTGGAGTTCCTTATGAACAGTACGCTGAAGCATTGGCGCCACTAAAATTAGCTGTAAGCAGTGAGATGAACAACTTCAGAAGGATATTCTTCGCTCTGACGTTCTTCAGCATCGGAGTGATTTCAGAATTCTCAACGCTGAAAAAGGAGGGACTCGGAAGACTTGCACTAGTGTACTTCGTCTGCCTCTTCGGATTCATACTGTGGATAGGACTGTTCATAAGCTGGTTGTTCTTCCACGACGTCCACTGGTTGTTCTTGAGGTGA
- a CDS encoding ACT domain-containing protein, with the protein MLKQISVFVENRPGKLAEVTGVLYREGINLRAFTIAEAGDFGIIRMVVDKTEEAYKALKSAGFTVALTDVLAVEVKDEPGGLYNIAKALGDAGVNIEYVYAFAFEKERALIILKPNDLEKARKVLEEKGFLFREKLE; encoded by the coding sequence ATGCTAAAACAGATCTCCGTCTTCGTTGAAAACAGGCCGGGAAAGCTTGCAGAAGTTACGGGAGTCTTATATAGGGAGGGAATAAATCTGAGGGCTTTCACGATAGCTGAAGCTGGTGACTTCGGTATCATAAGGATGGTTGTTGATAAAACCGAAGAAGCTTACAAAGCCTTGAAATCCGCTGGATTTACCGTAGCTCTGACAGACGTTCTGGCTGTTGAGGTCAAAGATGAGCCGGGAGGTCTCTATAATATCGCAAAAGCTTTGGGAGATGCTGGTGTGAACATAGAATACGTATACGCCTTTGCTTTTGAGAAAGAAAGAGCTTTGATAATTCTGAAGCCAAACGACTTGGAAAAAGCCAGAAAAGTATTGGAGGAGAAGGGATTTTTGTTTAGAGAGAAGCTCGAATGA
- a CDS encoding DUF5395 domain-containing protein — MEVSLRLRFEFSWIAEGNGLVIRADTLDELDKEIAKELKKLGYKGTVKVHMKFDYETIPQWIRQFHPHYFNRTVVLKID; from the coding sequence ATGGAGGTTTCATTAAGATTGAGGTTTGAATTCTCGTGGATTGCAGAGGGAAACGGTTTGGTAATTCGTGCAGACACTTTGGATGAATTAGATAAAGAGATTGCGAAAGAACTGAAAAAGTTGGGGTATAAAGGAACTGTGAAAGTCCACATGAAGTTTGATTACGAAACAATTCCCCAATGGATTAGGCAGTTTCATCCACACTACTTCAATAGAACGGTCGTCCTAAAAATCGATTAA
- a CDS encoding DUF2103 domain-containing protein has protein sequence MRCECGAELRSPTSYCLVCGRVHALACGVYIGEKVYLVAIGKVVETLSFDIYEEEESIRNLFEILAEKIHERRVNEVYISGEDESKIRFGFENVRRFALSDLRVYATQPLPLDEFISKLREFVTRKEELRKVDIPPEEKIQGSHTTIIGGRLGKEFLYKVALCEYVKKIVPGVITGGACSLGGGVRFKVTRCDEKGNIRALLIDGSSVQEIYIVTTAKNKEQGEVILRMLKSVSSS, from the coding sequence ATGAGGTGCGAGTGTGGAGCTGAACTCAGAAGTCCAACATCTTACTGCTTAGTTTGTGGAAGGGTTCACGCATTGGCTTGTGGGGTTTACATAGGTGAGAAAGTTTACCTTGTGGCAATTGGTAAGGTTGTAGAAACGTTATCTTTTGATATCTACGAGGAAGAGGAATCGATAAGAAACTTATTCGAAATTTTGGCTGAGAAAATTCACGAAAGGAGGGTAAATGAAGTCTACATTAGCGGGGAGGATGAATCCAAGATTAGATTCGGATTTGAAAATGTAAGGCGGTTTGCTCTAAGCGATTTAAGGGTTTATGCGACTCAACCCCTTCCTCTTGATGAGTTTATATCTAAGCTTAGAGAATTTGTGACAAGGAAGGAGGAGTTAAGGAAAGTTGATATTCCGCCGGAGGAGAAGATTCAGGGATCCCATACTACTATTATTGGAGGAAGATTAGGTAAAGAATTTTTATATAAGGTTGCGCTTTGTGAGTACGTTAAGAAAATTGTACCGGGTGTTATAACTGGTGGAGCCTGCTCTTTGGGTGGTGGTGTGAGGTTTAAAGTTACGAGGTGCGATGAAAAGGGCAACATTAGAGCCTTACTCATAGACGGTTCAAGCGTTCAGGAGATATACATAGTAACAACGGCGAAAAATAAGGAACAGGGAGAAGTAATATTAAGAATGCTTAAGAGCGTTTCTTCCTCCTGA
- a CDS encoding radical SAM protein, whose amino-acid sequence MKFVQVEVSTKCQLSCVMCPRTVFRKDWINADMDLETFKKIPFKKFDFAHLQGWGEPLLSPNIGEMIEIAKKHCRVGLTTNGLLLDEFKEIEKLDYLTVSIASADEEKHKRIRRCSLEELKEKIKAVSSKVPVTLAFMMLKDTYQELPQIVEIAKEVGAKEVIANNLDYIPSKELENQAIFLQSVDETPIETAKVVAEKLGVKLTVKPIRMEEVLVCAEDPINNCLVTYDGQITPCVYLHLPTKSDKIVRVFRGEIVEIEKVYFGEVGDKKAWKSYSNFRKIFERRKSVMWSVLPTEIPPLPDCCKTCYKAYGV is encoded by the coding sequence ATGAAGTTCGTTCAAGTTGAAGTTTCTACGAAATGCCAGTTAAGCTGTGTTATGTGCCCTCGCACGGTGTTTAGGAAAGATTGGATAAACGCAGACATGGATTTGGAGACTTTCAAAAAAATTCCTTTTAAGAAATTCGATTTCGCACACCTTCAGGGCTGGGGAGAGCCTCTTCTGAGTCCCAACATAGGTGAAATGATTGAAATCGCTAAGAAACATTGCAGAGTTGGTTTAACAACGAATGGACTATTATTGGATGAATTTAAGGAGATCGAAAAGCTTGACTACCTTACAGTCTCCATTGCAAGTGCAGATGAGGAGAAGCATAAAAGGATAAGGAGGTGCAGTTTAGAGGAGTTAAAAGAGAAGATAAAAGCGGTTTCTTCAAAGGTTCCAGTTACTTTAGCTTTTATGATGTTGAAGGACACATATCAAGAGCTGCCTCAGATAGTCGAGATAGCGAAGGAGGTTGGAGCTAAGGAAGTTATAGCAAACAACTTGGATTACATACCTTCAAAAGAGCTTGAAAATCAGGCAATATTCCTTCAAAGTGTTGATGAAACTCCCATTGAGACTGCAAAGGTTGTTGCTGAAAAACTTGGTGTAAAGCTTACTGTAAAGCCGATAAGAATGGAGGAGGTTCTTGTATGTGCTGAAGATCCCATTAACAACTGCTTAGTAACCTATGATGGTCAAATCACTCCCTGTGTCTACCTACACTTACCAACGAAGTCCGATAAGATTGTAAGGGTCTTTAGAGGAGAAATTGTAGAAATTGAGAAAGTTTACTTCGGAGAGGTTGGGGATAAGAAGGCTTGGAAGAGTTACTCGAATTTTAGAAAAATCTTTGAAAGGAGGAAATCTGTAATGTGGTCGGTTCTTCCAACAGAAATTCCTCCACTTCCAGACTGCTGTAAGACCTGCTATAAGGCTTATGGAGTTTAA
- a CDS encoding multiprotein bridging factor aMBF1, producing the protein MSMECEICGSKIVGKKYTIIVEGSELTVCERCKELGIEAKPTRVVVKKRVSKTPKPIVEDYELVENFHEIIKRERERKGWTQEDLAKRIQEKATLIRKIEKGEITPEKDVVEKLERVLGISLREKVEEVKIQKSKSITPTLGDVVVIRRKKRS; encoded by the coding sequence ATGTCTATGGAATGCGAAATTTGTGGAAGTAAGATTGTTGGTAAGAAGTACACCATAATAGTAGAAGGTAGTGAACTCACAGTTTGTGAAAGGTGCAAAGAGTTGGGTATAGAAGCAAAGCCGACAAGAGTAGTTGTAAAGAAGAGAGTTAGTAAGACTCCAAAGCCAATAGTCGAAGACTACGAACTCGTTGAAAACTTTCACGAGATCATAAAGAGGGAGAGGGAGAGAAAAGGTTGGACGCAAGAGGATTTGGCTAAGAGAATTCAAGAGAAGGCTACACTCATAAGAAAGATCGAGAAAGGTGAAATTACCCCCGAGAAGGATGTTGTTGAGAAGCTCGAAAGAGTCCTAGGCATTAGCCTGAGAGAAAAGGTTGAGGAGGTAAAAATTCAGAAGTCAAAGTCCATAACTCCAACGCTCGGAGATGTCGTCGTAATCAGGAGGAAGAAACGCTCTTAA